The Daucus carota subsp. sativus chromosome 7, DH1 v3.0, whole genome shotgun sequence genome window below encodes:
- the LOC108196072 gene encoding probable cyclic nucleotide-gated ion channel 20, chloroplastic isoform X2 codes for MNEQEKHKANPVFRRSISRMRSPSSLSIAVNSLEPDDHKFSNTHGWARRILSSLNQCIPGRIDQCLRNVCSHFWCLKYIYCQQNDHGRFREDPALWKKWKDNTNATACFGPENFNYGIYVQAVSLTTKSLPMRYIYSLFWGFQQISTLAGNQTPAFSVLEVLFTMFITATGLLLFSLLIGNMQNFVQALGRRSLEMFVRRLDVEQWMSHMKFPDKLKMEVYDSERYEWTVTRGLNESMLMENLPEVLQKNIRRHRFEFVRKSPIFSLMHDSILDAIFERLKRKTYLRGHRIMVCGDLIDKMFFIVQGKLEIIGKDKNVAPLHEGEVCGEELITLCLEHIASNGI; via the exons ATGAATGAACAGGAGAAACATAAGGCCAATCCTGTGTTTAGAAGGTCCATTTCCCGGATGCGTAGTCCATCATCACTATCCATTGCAGTGAACTCCCTGGAACCTGATGACCACAAATTTTCTAATACACACGGCTGGGCAAGGAGAATTCTATCTTCACTGAATCAATGCATTCCGGGG AGAATAGACCAATGTCTCCGGAATGTTTGTAGCCACTTTTGGTgtttaaagtatatatattgtcaACAAAACGACCATGGAAGATTCAGAGAAGATCCGGCACTATGGAAAAAGTGGAAGGATAACACCAACGCTACTGCTTGTTTTGGTCCAGAAAATTTCAACTATGGAATCTATGTTCAAGCTGTTAGTCTGACAACAAAATCTCTACCAATGAGGTACATATACTCGCTATTTTGGGGGTTCCAGCAAATTAGTACTTTGGCTGGAAATCAAACTCCAGCTTTCTCTGTGTTGGAAGTGCTCTTCACAATGTTCATCACTGCGACGGGTCTTCTGCTCTTCTCTCTTCTCATCGGAAATATGCAGAACTTTGTACAAGCTCTGGGGCGCAGGAGTTTAGAAATGTTTGTAAGGCGTTTGGATGTTGAGCAATGGATGAGCCATATGAAGTTTCCAGACAAACTTAAAATGGAAGTTTATGATTCAGAACGATATGAATGGACTGTCACGAGAGGCCTAAATGAATCGATGCTAATGGAGAATCTACCTGAAGTCCTCCAAAAAAATATACGTCGACATCGCTTTGAATTTGTCAGAAAATCCCCAATCTTTTCTCTGATGCATGATTCCATCTTAGATGCCATATTTGAAAGACTGAAACGAAAAACATATCTCAGGGGACACAGAATTATGGTTTGTGGAGATCTAATTGATAAAATGTTTTTCATTGTTCAAGGAAAGCTTGAGATCATTGGTAAAGATAAGAATGTAGCTCCTTTGCACGAAGGGGAAGTTTGTGGTGAAGAACTAATTACTTTGTGCCTTGAGCATATTGCTTCAAATGGAATCTGA
- the LOC108196072 gene encoding probable cyclic nucleotide-gated ion channel 20, chloroplastic isoform X1 yields the protein MHSGVLPLSQVIMGLVLQKSNGHSGANDVVNVLQVVMIFQYMAMLSRVVPMLVGQSQSSFLRDSWSTKFVICLVGFVLFSHMVGSCWYLFALQRIDQCLRNVCSHFWCLKYIYCQQNDHGRFREDPALWKKWKDNTNATACFGPENFNYGIYVQAVSLTTKSLPMRYIYSLFWGFQQISTLAGNQTPAFSVLEVLFTMFITATGLLLFSLLIGNMQNFVQALGRRSLEMFVRRLDVEQWMSHMKFPDKLKMEVYDSERYEWTVTRGLNESMLMENLPEVLQKNIRRHRFEFVRKSPIFSLMHDSILDAIFERLKRKTYLRGHRIMVCGDLIDKMFFIVQGKLEIIGKDKNVAPLHEGEVCGEELITLCLEHIASNGI from the exons ATGCATTCCGGGG TGTTACCTCTTTCCCAAGTGATTATGGGGTTGGTCCTCCAGAAATCAAACGGGCATTCTGGGGCAAATGATGTCGTGAATGTGTTGCAAGTAGTGATGATTTTTCAATACATGGCCATGCTAAGTAGAGTTGTTCCTATGCTCGTTGGTCAGTCTCAAAGCAGCTTCCTACGTGATTCATGGTCAACAAAGTTTGTTATCTGTCTTGTTGGCTTTGTTCTTTTTAGTCATATGGTTGGTTCATGCTGGTACCTCTTTGCATTACAGAGAATAGACCAATGTCTCCGGAATGTTTGTAGCCACTTTTGGTgtttaaagtatatatattgtcaACAAAACGACCATGGAAGATTCAGAGAAGATCCGGCACTATGGAAAAAGTGGAAGGATAACACCAACGCTACTGCTTGTTTTGGTCCAGAAAATTTCAACTATGGAATCTATGTTCAAGCTGTTAGTCTGACAACAAAATCTCTACCAATGAGGTACATATACTCGCTATTTTGGGGGTTCCAGCAAATTAGTACTTTGGCTGGAAATCAAACTCCAGCTTTCTCTGTGTTGGAAGTGCTCTTCACAATGTTCATCACTGCGACGGGTCTTCTGCTCTTCTCTCTTCTCATCGGAAATATGCAGAACTTTGTACAAGCTCTGGGGCGCAGGAGTTTAGAAATGTTTGTAAGGCGTTTGGATGTTGAGCAATGGATGAGCCATATGAAGTTTCCAGACAAACTTAAAATGGAAGTTTATGATTCAGAACGATATGAATGGACTGTCACGAGAGGCCTAAATGAATCGATGCTAATGGAGAATCTACCTGAAGTCCTCCAAAAAAATATACGTCGACATCGCTTTGAATTTGTCAGAAAATCCCCAATCTTTTCTCTGATGCATGATTCCATCTTAGATGCCATATTTGAAAGACTGAAACGAAAAACATATCTCAGGGGACACAGAATTATGGTTTGTGGAGATCTAATTGATAAAATGTTTTTCATTGTTCAAGGAAAGCTTGAGATCATTGGTAAAGATAAGAATGTAGCTCCTTTGCACGAAGGGGAAGTTTGTGGTGAAGAACTAATTACTTTGTGCCTTGAGCATATTGCTTCAAATGGAATCTGA